A genomic region of Phragmites australis chromosome 2, lpPhrAust1.1, whole genome shotgun sequence contains the following coding sequences:
- the LOC133900737 gene encoding S-adenosylmethionine synthase 1: MAAESFLFTSESVNEGHPDKLCDQVSDAVLDACLAQDPDSKVACETCTKTNMVMVFGEITTKATVDYEKIVRDTCREIGFISDDVGLDADRCKVLVNIEQQSPDIAQGVHGHFTKRPEEIGAGDQGHMFGYATDETPELMPLSHVLATKLGARLTEVRKNGTCAWLRPDGKTQVTVEYINEGGAMVPVRVHTVLISTQHDETVTNDEIAADLKEHVIKPVIPEKYLDEKTIFHLNPSGRFVIGGPHGDAGLTGRKIIIDTYGGWGAHGGGAFSGKDPTKVDRSGAYIARQAAKSIVASGLARRCLVQVSYAIGVPEPLSVFVDSYGTGKIPDKEILKIVKENFDFRPGMISINLDLKKGGNRFIKTAAYGHFGRDDADFTWEVVKPLKFDKASA; this comes from the coding sequence ATGGCGGCGGAGAGCTTCCTGTTCACCTCCGAGTCCGTGAACGAGGGGCACCCCGACAAGCTCTGCGACCAGGTCTCCGACGCCGTCCTGGACGCCTGCCTCGCGCAGGACCCCGACAGCAAGGTCGCCTGCGAGACCTGCACCAAGACCAACATGGTCATGGTCTTCGGCGAGATCACCACCAAGGCCACCGTCGACTACGAGAAGATCGTGCGCGACACCTGCCGCGAGATCGGCTTCATCTCTGACGACGTCGGCCTCGACGCCGACCGCTGCAAGGTGCTCGTCAACATCGAGCAGCAGTCCCCTGACATCGCCCAGGGCGTGCACGGCCACTTCACCAAGCGCCCCGAGGAGATCGGCGCCGGCGACCAGGGCCACATGTTTGGGTACGCCACCGACGAGACCCCCGAGCTTATGCCGCTCAGCCACGTGCTCGCCACCAAGCTCGGCGCGCGCCTCACCGAGGTCCGCAAGAACGGCACCTGCGCCTGGCTCAGGCCCGACGGCAAGACCCAGGTCACCGTCGAGTACATCAACGAGGGCGGTGCCATGGTACCCGTCCGCGTGCACACCGTCCTGATCTCCACCCAGCACGACGAGACCGTCACCAACGATGAGATCGCCGCCGATCTCAAGGAGCATGTCATCAAGCCGGTGATCCCCGAGAAGTACCTCGATGAGAAGACCATCTTCCACCTGAATCCGTCTGGCCGCTTTGTCATCGGTGGCCCTCACGGTGACGCTGGTCTCACCGGCCGCAAGATCATCATTGACACCTACGGTGGCTGGGGAGCCCACGGTGGCGGTGCCTTCTCTGGCAAGGACCCCACCAAGGTCGACCGCAGCGGCGCCTACATTGCCAGGCAGGCCGCCAAGAGCATCGTCGCCAGCGGCCTCGCTCGCCGCTGCCTCGTGCAGGTGTCCTACGCCATTGGTGTGCCTGAGCCCCTGTCTGTGTTCGTCGACTCCTACGGCACCGGCAAGATCCCCGACAAGGAGATCCTCAAGATTGTGAAGGAGAACTTTGATTTCAGGCCCGGTATGATCAGCATCAACCTCGACTTGAAGAAAGGTGGCAACAGGTTCATCAAGACCGCCGCCTACGGCCACTTTGGCCGCGACGACGCCGACTTCACCTGGGAGGTGGTGAAGCCCCTCAAGTTTGACAAGGCATCCGCTTAA